The genomic region CGGACCTGCGACCGGGTGCTGGTGATGTACGCGGGCAAGATCGTGGAGGAGCTGCCGACCGCGGAGCTGTTCACGGCGGCCAGGCACCCGTACACGACGGCGTTGCTGGCGGCGGTGCCGAACCTGGAGACCGACCGGGACCAGCCGCTCGCGGTGATCCCGGGGCGGCCGCCGGAGCCGGGTGAGGTGGCCGCGGGGTGCCCGTTCGCGCCGCGGTGCCCGCTGGCCGTCGACCTCTGCCGGACCGAGGAACCCGTGCTGGAGGCGGTCGAGGCAGGGCACCGGGTGGCGTGCTGGCGGGTGCGGGAACAGCGGTCCGCCGTGACCACCGCGAGCCGGGGAGGTACCGCGTGAGCGAGCTGCGCTTCGAGTCCGTCTCCGTCCACTACGGACACCGCAGGACCGGTCACCTCGCCGTCGACGGCGTCAGCCTGACCGTGCCGTCGGGCCAGGTCGTCGGTCTGGTCGGCGAGTCCGGCTCCGGCAAGTCCACCCTCGCCTCCACCGCGGTCGGCCTGGTGCCCGCCACCTCGGGCACCGTGTCGCTCGACGGCGTGGACGTCCGCAAGCTCCACCGGCGCGACCGAGGGCTGCAGATGGTCTTCCAAGACCCGTACTCCTCGCTCGACCCGCGCATGACGATCGGCGAGTCGATCGCGGAGGCGATGCCGCGCGGCACCGACCGCAAGGCGGAGGTCGCGAGGCTCCTCGAGCTCGTGCACCTCGACCCCGACCGCGCCCACACGTTCCCCGCACGGCTCTCCGGCGGGCAGCGGCAGCGGATCGCGCTCGCCAGGGCCCTCGCCGGCAGGCCGAAGGTGATCATCGCCGACGAGATCACCTCGGCGCTCGACGTGTCCGTGCAGGGGGCCGTGCTGAACCTGGTGCGGGACCTGCAACGGCGGCTCGGGCTGTCGATGCTGTTCATCTCGCACGACCTCGCCGTCGTGCGGTACGTGAGCGACCGGATCGCGGTCATGCGCGGCGGGCGGATCGTCGAGGAGGGCGAGGCCGAGCAGGTCCTCACCCGGCCCCGGCACGAGTACACGAGCGAACTGCTGGAGGCCTACTGATGGACCTGCACGACCGCAGCATCGTCGCCGACACCCACAACGACCTGCTCGACGCCGTCGTGCACCGGCCGGTCGACCGCTGGGTGCCGCACTTCCAGGAGCGCTGGCTGCCGCAGCTGCGGCAGGGCGGGGTGAACCTGCAGGTGCTGCCGGTGTTCATCGACGACCCATACCGGCCGGAGGGGGCGCTCCGGCAGACACTGCGGATGATCGAGGCAGCGCACCGCATCGCGGCGGCGACCGACGAGGTCGAGCTGTGCGCCGACGGGACGTCGATCGACGCCGCGCTCGCCGAGGACAAGATCGCGCTCGTGCTCGCGCTGGAGAGCGCGCCGGGGGTCGGTGACGACGTCGAGCTGCTGGAGACGTTGTTCCGGCTGGGCGTGCGGATCGCGTCGCTCGCGCACTTCGGCCGCACGGCGCTGGCCGACGGCAGCGGCGAGGACGCCACCGGCAGCAGGCTGACCAGGGCGGGCGTCGCGGCGGTGGCCGAGATGGAACGGCTCGGGATGATGTTCGACGTCAGCCACCTGAGCGCCGCCGGGGTCGAGCACGTGCTGGAGCTCGCGACCAGGCCGGTCATCGCGACGCACTCGTCGGCACGGGCGTTGCGCGACCACCACCGCAACCTGACCGACGAGCAGCTCAAGGCCATCGCGCAGAACGGCGGCGTGGTGTGCGTGAACTTCTTCGCGCCGTTCCTGCACGAGAGCGACTTCCGCATCGAGCGGCTGATCGACCACATCGAGCACATCGCGGGCGTGATGGGCGTCCGGCACGTCGGGCTGGGACCGGACTTCGTGAAGGAGGTGCTGGCGGACGTCACTCCCCCGTGCTGCGAGGCGCAGTTCATCGAGGGCGTGCCCACCGACCGGTTCCTGCCGGGGCTCGAAGGGCCGGCGGGGCTGCCGCTGGTGACCGAGGCGCTGCAGAAGCGCGGGTGGCCCGACGACGACATCGCGCTGGTGCTCGGCGCGAACGTGCTCGACCTGTTCCGCGCCGAGCTCGGCAAGCCGAACCACTGACGAGGGGATCTGCACCGTGACCACCATCGAGGACCTGTACGGCTTCGCGCTGCCCGAGCAGCCCGCGATCTCCCCGGACGGCACCGAGATCGTCTACGTCCTGCGCACCACCGACCGTGAGGAAGACCGCGACCTGAGGTCGTTGTGGCGGGTGTCGGGCGGCGAACCGAGCCGGCTCACCAGGGGCGAGGCCGACGTGGCGCCCGCGTTCTCGCCCGACGGCGCCAGGATCGCGTTCCTGCGCGCCCAGGACGGGCCCGCCCAGCTCTGGCTGCTGCCCGCGAACGGCGGCGAGCCCGAGCAGCTCACGACGTTGCCGCTCGGCGCCGGTGCGCCGGTGTGGAGCCCGGACGGCACCGCCGTCGCGTTCAGCGCGCCGGTCGACGAGGGCGACGCCAAGGCACCCGTCGTCGCGGACCGGCTCGACTACAAGGCCGACGGGTCCGGCTACCTGCGCACGATCCGCAGCCACCTGCACGTGCTGAAGCTCGCCGACCGCGAAATCACCCAGCTCACCAGCGGCGACTGGCACGCCGGTCCGCCCGCGTGGTCGCCGGACGGCACGAAGCTCGCGTTCGCCGCGGCCACCGACTCCGACGCCGACCTGACGTTCCGCGCGCCCGTGCACG from Lentzea guizhouensis harbors:
- a CDS encoding dipeptidase, with the protein product MDLHDRSIVADTHNDLLDAVVHRPVDRWVPHFQERWLPQLRQGGVNLQVLPVFIDDPYRPEGALRQTLRMIEAAHRIAAATDEVELCADGTSIDAALAEDKIALVLALESAPGVGDDVELLETLFRLGVRIASLAHFGRTALADGSGEDATGSRLTRAGVAAVAEMERLGMMFDVSHLSAAGVEHVLELATRPVIATHSSARALRDHHRNLTDEQLKAIAQNGGVVCVNFFAPFLHESDFRIERLIDHIEHIAGVMGVRHVGLGPDFVKEVLADVTPPCCEAQFIEGVPTDRFLPGLEGPAGLPLVTEALQKRGWPDDDIALVLGANVLDLFRAELGKPNH